The Vicia villosa cultivar HV-30 ecotype Madison, WI linkage group LG1, Vvil1.0, whole genome shotgun sequence genome includes a region encoding these proteins:
- the LOC131633276 gene encoding uncharacterized protein LOC131633276 gives MSQEILEIQTLISSNDNSNKSSGYSTLLQFQQHTCLNPSSLQSLAQSSNSIVSSTVSDISHPDEEIAAQALKCLGFMIYHPDIVSTLQVDGVNLVLDSLSKLITTTKLKTVCNLGVWCLSVQQLDVSFLVTRFNSLLHAIVHALDNPMGSLSTTFEATQAIMKLSGQISEQMRDSSHIWAPPIYRRLLSTDKREKDSSERCLLKISSIFIPPSLELSKVLVKDMKMKLLNGMKDMLDDGMKIQAIQSWRWFIRMLGSHALKNKHLVNDMLKIPQRTFTDPDPQVQIATQVAWEGLIDALVDHPMLVSEQAKDSFGKNDCKDQVNGIYKSIKLIMTPLIGIISSKCDISVHSSCLNTWCYLLHKLDVSVNEPSLIKIVLEPILKAIFQNGPDSKTIWLWNLGLELLSDSVSQKCRELNCIEIGLSSSGKSSWKQHPIRWLPWDISRLDFYLSMIFVLIRQASGTTVTCDHRSHVYDAALKLFIYILKGVKLDLESPSTNYDGMIGCLDTLLTFVKKVCEDLCSEGSENYDLYYTSIQFIEAITKELGPSILGSPLYKFSLDLKYMNDTQSVDHNKHLKFLTVNCLSYMDKVSPLVYLVVLYFYTIVQLTLKSQQSDRISQGMSEYFKFIFFSSDPLDNLLTCIGLLYKHVEPIYLHTWIAVAQGLNYRVSDATCMSLKGSLSDSVGYSSICHLLVYPIVAHSEVSRLTSSNASGSIEKCSVSPETKPGLELIIQTWKSLYGSLSTCFGCSTSTNFSGDLCKLINRWLDENIGLLESGNDFKLTCSDIDLGILHLSGNFLICILEQIQTLELVSEANRSKSERDIKILNSKKSCLTFASKYMNLLRIKMVPNPLPGFVGTSRLSSALASFINCLHWKQDIILFLEIISCPLLQWLSNTGMQDERTNDSIKFLWTEILSSLKRSQPPIHFGSALLELHEPLFEKTLDHPYLPISEATIEFWNSTFAHQVIFDFPPRLLHVLDKLSRHGKLKLQNRSLSSFQKRHTREEISDTLQGYKVTAKQNKTSKRVELLSDTQKEAPPLSFKKKRLELTEHQREVRRAQQGRERDAGGHGPGIRTYTNADFSQGYDDSQESQDDIRDSEAILEMLRKII, from the exons ATGTCTCAAGAGATTCTcgaaatccaaaccctaatttcttccaACGACAACTCCAACAAATCTTCAGGCTACTCCACACTTCTCCAATTCCAACAACATACTTGCCTCAATCCTTCCTCACTTCAATCCCTTGCACAATCCTCCAATTCTATAGTTTCCTCCACCGTTTCCGATATTTCACACCCCGACGAAGAAAT aGCTGCACAAGCCTTGAAATGTTTAGGGTTCATGATTTACCATCCTGACATTGTTTCTACGCTTCAAG TGGATGGTGTTAATTTGGTATTGGATTCGTTGTCGAAACTTATTACGACCACTAAATTGAAG ACTGTTTGCAATTTAGGGGTTTGGTGCTTATCTGTTCAACAGTTAGATGTTTCATTTCTTGTCACTCGCTTCAATTCTTTGTTGCACGCGATTGTTCATGCCCTAGACAATCCAATGGGTTCTTTGTCAACTACATTTGAAGCTACCCAG GCTATAATGAAGCTATCGGGTCAAATAAGTGAGCAAATGAGAGACTCATCGCATATATGGGCTCCTCCAATATACAGGAGACTTCTCAGCACAGACAAAAGGGAGAAAGATTCATCAGAAAGGTGCCTGTTGAAGATCAGCTCCATATTTATTCCTCCCTCACTTGAGCTCTCCAAG GTTCTTGTTAAAGATATGAAGATGAAATTGCTCAATGGGATGAAGGACATGTTAGATGACGGTATGAAGATTCAAGCTATTCAATCATGGAGGTGGTTTATTCGAATGCTTGGGTCCCATGCTTTGAAGAATAAGCATTTAGTTAATGATATGTTGAAAATTCCTCAGCGTACATTTACAGATCCTGACCCTCAAGTTCAAATTGCCACACAG GTTGCCTGGGAAGGTCTTATCGATGCCCTCGTTGACCATCCCATGTTGGTTTCAGAACAGGCTAAGGATTCATTTGGTAAGAATGATTGTAAGGATCAAGTAAATGGGATTTACAAAAGCATAAAGCTTATAATGACTCCACTGATTGGCATCATTTCAAGTAAATGTGACATATCAGTTCATTCATCCTGCTTGAACACATGGTGTTATTTGCTACATAAGCTTGATGTATCCGTCAACGAACCATCattgataaaaatagttttagaGCCTATTCTTAAAGCAATATTTCAGAATGGACCTGATAGCAAGACAATCTGGTTATGGAACCTGGGCCTTGAGCTGCTCAGTGATAGTGTTTCACAGAAGTGCAGGGAGCTAAACTGCATAGAAATCGGACTTTCTTCATCTGGCAAAAGCTCTTGGAAGCAACATCCAATTAGGTGGTTGCCATGGGATATCAGTCGATTAGACTTTTATCTGAGTATGATTTTTGTTCTCATTCGTCAAGCATCAGGGACAACGGTCACTTGTGATCATAGAAGTCATGTTTATGATGCTGCCTTAAAGTTATTTATATATATTCTGAAAGGAGTCAAACTGGACTTGGAAAGTCCATCTACCAATTATGATGGTATGATAGGGTGTTTAGACACATTACTAACATTCGTGAAAAAAGTATGTGAAGATTTGTGCTCAGAGGGCAGTGAAAATTATGATTTGTATTATACTTCCATTCAGTTTATAGAAGCTATCACAAAAGAGTTAGGTCCTTCTATCTTGGGATCTCCTCTGTACAAGTTTTCTTTAGACCTTAAGTACATGAATGACACACAATCAGTTGATCATAACAAACACCTAAAGTTTCTGACTGTCAACTGTCTTTCTTATATGGACAAGGTTTCTCCATTGGTTTATTTGGTAGTGCTCTACTTCTATACGATTGTTCAGTTAACATTAAAGTCCCAGCAATCAGACCGCATTTCACAAGGGATGTCTGaatattttaaattcatttttttttcaagtgATCCCCTGGATAATCTCCTCACCTGTATTGGCCTCTTGTACAAACATGTTGAACCAATTTACTTACATACATGGATAGCAGTGGCTCAAGGTCTGAATTACCGTGTCTCTGATGCAACCTGCATGTCACTAAAGGGATCCTTGTCTGACAGCGTTGGGTATTCTTCCATATGCCACCTTTTAGTTTACCCTATCGTGGCACATTCTGAAGTTTCAAGATTGACCTCGTCAAATGCTAGTGGCTCTATAGAAAAATGCTCTGTATCACCAGAAACAAAGCCGGGGCTTGAACTTATTATTCAAACATGGAAATCACTTTATGGATCTCTTAGTACATGCTTTGGATGTTCAACTTCCACCAATTTCTCAGGGGATCTGTGCAAATTGATAAATAGGTGGCTTGATGAAAATATTGGCCTGTTAGAGAGTGGCAATGATTTCAAGTTGACCTGCAGTGATATAGATCTTGGTATCCTTCATCTATCTGGCAATTTTTTGATATGCATTCTTGAACAGATTCAGACTTTGGAATTAGTTTCAGAAGCCAACAGAAGTAAATCTGAACGTGATATCAAAATACTCAACAGTAAAAAGAGTTGCCTAACCTTTGCTTCCAA GTATATGAATTTGTTGAGGATAAAGATGGTGCCAAACCCACTGCCTGGTTTTGTTGGAACATCAAG GCTATCTTCTGCATTGGCATCCTTTATTAATTGCCTTCACTGGAAGCAAGATATTATTCTTTTTCTGGAG ATTATTTCCTGTCCACTACTTCAATGGCTATCAAATACAGGAATGCAAGATGAAAGAACAAATGATAGCATAAAATTTTTGTGGACTGAAATTCTTAGCTCCTTAAAAAGAAGTCAACCTCCAATACACTTTGGTTCGGCTTTACTTGAACTTCACGAACCTCTATTTGAAAAAACTCTTGATCATCCATATCTCCCCATTTCAGAGGCAACCATAGAATTTTGGAATTCTACATTTGCTCACCAAGTTATTTTTGATTTCCCCCCTCGCCTGCTTCATGTCTTGGACAAGCTATCAAGACATGGAAAATTGAAACTTCAGAATAGAAGCTTATCATCTTTTCAAAAACGCCATACTCGTGAAGAAATAAGCGACACTCTGCAGGGATACAAAGTGACTGCAAAACAGAACAAGACTTCTAAGAGGGTGGAGTTATTATCGGATACACAAAAAGAAGCACCTCCTTTAAGTTTTAAAAAGAAGAGGTTGGAACTGACTGAGCATCAAAGGGAAGTCAGGCGAGCTCAGCAAGGAAGGGAAAGGGATGCTGGAGGACATGGCCCTGGAATTAGAACTTACACCAATGCTGACTTTTCACAAGGGTATGATGATTCACAAGAAAGCCAGGATGACATTAGAGATTCTGAAGCCATATTGGAGATGTTGAGAAAAATTATCTAA